One Lentimicrobium sp. L6 genomic window carries:
- a CDS encoding PH domain-containing protein has translation MTKPDLTKPTRQEPRGFLAVFAFELQAKLRAYWPMLILIFAQKHRLPESITIPMVIGIIILLILVHSILFYLNFYFFIDENQFILKKGYLRKKVLSIPLDRIQSVNTNQNLLQRLLNVHSLEVETAGSVGKELKIYSLSGAYTEHLTEFLQSHKEKANEKDSESISNDNEEKEILKLSPLDLLRIGISQNHLKTGLIILVFTSQIVDQIQDLFKEETDAYSDSFQSIIANSSILFFAGLTIIALLASVLATLLYTVIKYYDFRLVKHQESYKITTGLIDKRKVLLPFNKIQQLNWETGPIKKIFGIFRISFKQAVSKQTKQKQVADAPGCLEHHISSIRGELFKDDLPDHSEKIYSHPRYFNLLWLQRGVIPAIAPSVFYFHEPLLLIAGVAWLIISGLYCRMMVRKSYFQFNKTQLIVGKGAINTEWQQAESFKTQSVDFRQSFFQKRRGLATLRVNNASGQMNIPYISEDMAHQLMNYLLYHVETSREKWM, from the coding sequence TTAACAAAACCCACTCGACAAGAACCTCGAGGATTTTTAGCGGTTTTCGCTTTTGAACTTCAAGCTAAATTACGAGCCTACTGGCCTATGCTCATCCTTATCTTTGCTCAGAAGCATCGACTACCAGAATCTATAACTATTCCTATGGTCATAGGGATTATTATCCTATTAATACTTGTTCACTCCATTCTTTTTTACCTGAATTTCTACTTTTTTATTGATGAGAATCAGTTTATTCTTAAAAAAGGATACCTCCGCAAGAAAGTACTTTCTATACCATTGGATCGTATACAGAGCGTGAACACAAATCAGAATCTCTTACAGCGGCTACTAAATGTACATTCCCTTGAGGTAGAAACCGCAGGCTCAGTAGGAAAAGAATTAAAGATATATTCCTTAAGTGGAGCTTATACCGAGCATTTAACTGAATTCTTGCAATCACATAAGGAAAAAGCAAATGAAAAAGATTCTGAATCCATTTCTAATGACAATGAAGAAAAAGAAATTCTAAAACTAAGTCCCTTAGATTTATTGCGAATAGGCATCAGCCAAAACCATCTGAAAACAGGATTAATTATTCTTGTTTTTACTTCTCAAATAGTAGATCAGATTCAAGATTTATTCAAAGAAGAAACCGATGCTTATTCTGATTCTTTTCAAAGCATTATAGCGAACTCAAGTATCTTGTTTTTTGCTGGATTAACTATTATTGCTCTACTCGCCTCCGTCCTCGCTACACTTCTATACACCGTCATCAAATATTACGATTTTAGATTGGTCAAGCATCAAGAAAGTTATAAAATTACTACTGGTTTAATTGATAAGCGTAAGGTTTTACTTCCATTCAATAAAATACAGCAACTCAACTGGGAAACCGGCCCCATAAAAAAGATATTTGGTATTTTTAGAATTAGCTTTAAACAAGCGGTAAGTAAACAGACCAAGCAAAAACAAGTGGCTGATGCTCCCGGTTGTCTTGAGCATCATATTTCAAGTATTAGAGGTGAATTATTTAAGGATGATTTGCCTGACCATAGCGAAAAGATTTATTCACATCCCAGATACTTTAATTTGCTATGGCTTCAAAGAGGAGTAATTCCTGCCATAGCCCCAAGCGTATTCTATTTTCATGAACCTTTATTGCTCATTGCTGGAGTTGCATGGTTAATTATATCTGGGCTATACTGCCGGATGATGGTCAGGAAAAGCTATTTTCAGTTTAATAAAACGCAATTGATTGTGGGCAAAGGAGCCATTAATACCGAGTGGCAACAAGCAGAATCTTTTAAAACACAATCTGTTGATTTCAGGCAATCCTTCTTTCAAAAAAGAAGGGGCTTGGCCACCTTAAGGGTAAATAATGCTTCAGGACAAATGAATATCCCCTATATTTCCGAAGATATGGCACATCAACTGATGAACTATCTTCTTTATCATGTGGAGACTTCTCGGGAAAAATGGATGTAA